CCGGACGTCTATCCCCCCCTTACGGACCTGCCGCCAGATCAAGTGCGCGAGAGGGACGAGAAGTGCCGCGACTATTGGAATCAGTGTATCGCGCTCGGAGGCGAGTATGAGATGCGAGGACAATTCGGGCAGACGATCTGCCGGTCTTGTTACCAGCGCTGTCGAGCAACCGGGATCTGGCCCGATAAGGTCAACGACCTTGAGTGCCTCGGAGGCGATTAGCCGTGGCGCGCTCACGCAGGGAATGGTGGAGCACGATTGCAGAGGCACGCGAGTGGTTGACCTTCGGAATGACTCACGCCGGAATTCCTTTCGAGGTGTTCGTGGCAGCCCTCAAGGACCTGGAGCGGCAGTTTGCAAGCGAGGCACGAACCCCCGCTGAACGCCTGCACTTGAAGCGTTTGACGGCGCTTGATGCTGTTGATGAAGCGTTCGGTCAGTACCGGCCCTGGGGAGACTTTGGCCCGTGGCTGCGCAGAATCAAGCGGCTGGGCTTCCCGGATCTCTGGAACCGCTTCCACATCTCGACCATCTATGTTCAGTCCTTACCCAACTTCCGGGAACGAGCTCCGGACGCCTTCGCCATGCTGGCAGACACGGAACGCCGGGTGAGGCGGTTGCGCAGGGCTCATCCCTCACGCCAGCAGATGCTAGATGGCATCGGGCACGCCCGGATTGAGGCCGCGAGATATGGCATCCATCCTCCAGAGAAGCTGAAACGGTAGGGCTGGCCGCCCCTGCGCCATCCTCTCCAGCAACAAGACAATCAGGCCTTGGGTTTCTCCATCATTCATTGCCTTCTTGAGGCACTTCCTTCTCCCTCAGCCGTAGGCTGCATGTGGCGGCCGCCATAAGGTCAAACATTCCGCCCACCAAGCAAAAAGCCTCTCTCACCACACTCTAGATTGTACTCTAGCTGCTCTCTCACCAAGCGAGCCTTTCTCCAGAGAATAGCCTCTCTTGACCTCTCTCCGAGCCATGGTGTCTGCTTTGAACGCTGACAGCGAATGGACCGCCCTGCAGCGTGTCCCGCAGTTCAGCCTTCAAAGGAGCATCGGATGTCCCAGCAGTGGAGTTTCCGCCGGTCTGCCATGACCGGTCTGGTTCTTGCGCTCACCGCCTGTACCGCACCCTCGGAAAGTGGCACCAACGGCAAGGATGCCTCGGTCCGGCTCGTTCCGGAGCCGCCCGGGGCGCGCTGCCCTCAGGGTGGCACCGCCATTCAGACCGGCTTGGACGACAATGGCGACGGTGCGCTCAACGACAGCGAAGTTCAGCAGACCTCCTATGTGTGCAGCGGTGGCAGCAGCAACTCAAGCGGCCAGATGTCGCTGGTGAAGCTGCTTCCCGAGGAGGGCTCCACCCGATGCGCCTCCGGTGGCATCGCCGTTCTGTCCGGATTGGATGTGAATGCCGATGGCTTGCAAAACGACAGTGAAGTCACCAGCACCCAGTACCTCTGCAACAGCGAGGATGGACAAGGTGGCAAGGCCTACGTGGTGAAGATGCTGCCCGAGGCAGCCGGGACAAACTGTCCAGCGGGTGGGACGGCGGTGCTCGGGGGCATCGACGTGAATGCCGATGGCCAGCTTCAGTCCACCGAGTTGACGGCGACGCAGTATGTCTGTCAGTCCTCAGCGAGCTTGACGGGCGCCAATGCCCTCATCCGGCTCGACGTGGAGCCTGCCGGTGCCAATTGCAGCCAGGGCGGCACCGCCGTGAAGAGCGGCCTCGACTCGAACGGCAACGGAACGCTCGACCCGGACGAAGTCTCCAACACCACCTTCGTATGCAACGGGCTCACCGGCGCCACGGGGCAGAACGGCAAGAACGCCCTGGTACGGCTCGACTCGGAGCCCGCCGGGCCCAATTGCGCCTACGGCGGCACGTCCATGAAGAGCGGTCTTGACGTAAATGGCGATGGAACCCTGAGCAACATCGAAGTTCAGACGACGCAGCTGGTGTGCAGCTCGGCCAACTTCTTCCGGACCAAGTGGGCAAGCAATCCATCAGGCACTTACGACTCCGGTGAAATCAACGGTCTGTGGGTGCCTGTGGGGCGCAAAGTCTCGATCTACAAAACCAGTGACGCCTCGCGCATCAAACTCACCGTCTCCGACAACTTCCGGGTAGGCTTTAATGCCACAACTGGTGGCACTGGCACTTACTCTGTACGCCTGAACGGCAGCTGGATGGGCTGTGATGCCAATCAGTATAATTGGACCGCATCAGGATGGAGCCAGACCTATCATCTGCCATTTGCGAATGTCTGCCTCACCGAACAGCTTCCGAAGGGGCTCTACGAATTCGAGGTATGGGCAATCTCAAGCGGTGGAACCAGCTGGGTGGGGCACGGATCAGGAGGCAATGCATTGCTTCTTGCTGAAGAATTGGATGGAACCAAACCTTACGCATTCTCCAAAGCTGGCACCGAGACCGTTACAACGAGTGCATCGTATGTGAAGGCAAGTGGACGCGAAGTCACGTTCGTGAAGCAGTCCGCCGCAACGCTGCTCAAGGTAACGCTCGCAGATACCCTTGGGGTCGCGTTTAATCAGAATGGCGTAGGGGGCATCGTGATGGTTCAGTTGGATGGCGCCAACACCAGTTGCTACACGAGCAAGTACGACTGGCAAGGAATCGGCGCCGATCTCCGCAATCCCTTTGTATTGACCTGCATTCTGCCGAACGTCACTGCTGCCCGGCATACAGTTCAAGTAGCACTTACGTCCCTTAACGGAGGCACTCCACGTCTTGGATGGAACAGAAGCACCCCTCTCCTCCTTGTTGAGGAAATTCCAAATACGGGACTGACTTACTCAAATACGAGCATTCCAAGCGGAGACATTTCCGGAAGCTGGGCAGGCGTTGCTGCACGGCAGGTCCTGCACAACGTCAGCGCTCCCGGGAAAGCGGTAAAGGTCACGTATTCGGATACATTCCGTGCGGCCTACGGTTGCAATGGCCGATGGGGGTTTTTCCAGCTTTATATCGACAACCAGCCCTCTAATTGCATGAATGGACAGTACGTATGGAATTCGGGCGGCGCCCAGGACCACCACCACCCTGTGAACCTGACCTGCATCCTCCCGTATCTCACCGCCGGTGTTCATACGTTCGCTATCTGGTCAACCACTCAGCACCCAGATGATGGAAGCTCCTGTGGTTCCAACTATTTTGGTTGGAACCGCGGGCAAAACCTGCTGCTGGTTGAAGAGCTGCCGTAGGAGCCTCACGGTGGGTCCGACGTGGAGGGGCGCGGCGGATCCACCGTGGGTTTGTAGCACTTGCCCTTCCACTCGTACCTGCGGTCACCACAAGGAGGGGCGGCGTCGAGTAACCGAACCCAGCAGCCCTCGTTGATCTCCACCTCGGGCTTGTCGCACGGCGGGCGGCTCTGCCCGGGCAGCGGCTTCTTGGGGATGTCGAGCAGGATGCCCTCTTGCACGAACTCCAGCGACTCCTCGCTCCCGGCCCCCGGGACCGCCGCGTCCGCAAGCCCCACCGAGCCGCCATCCTCCCGGCCTATGCTTCGGCTTTCCTGGGCCAGGCGCATGGGAAGCACGGTCCGGAGAGGGGTCTTCCAAGGCTTGGGGCCAATGCTCAAGCCCAGCATGAGCCCCAGCGCCACCCCGGGAAGCCACCACGAGAGGGCGGGACTCCACGCCGCGCGCCATGCCGC
Above is a window of Stigmatella erecta DNA encoding:
- a CDS encoding DUF7151 family protein; protein product: MSQQWSFRRSAMTGLVLALTACTAPSESGTNGKDASVRLVPEPPGARCPQGGTAIQTGLDDNGDGALNDSEVQQTSYVCSGGSSNSSGQMSLVKLLPEEGSTRCASGGIAVLSGLDVNADGLQNDSEVTSTQYLCNSEDGQGGKAYVVKMLPEAAGTNCPAGGTAVLGGIDVNADGQLQSTELTATQYVCQSSASLTGANALIRLDVEPAGANCSQGGTAVKSGLDSNGNGTLDPDEVSNTTFVCNGLTGATGQNGKNALVRLDSEPAGPNCAYGGTSMKSGLDVNGDGTLSNIEVQTTQLVCSSANFFRTKWASNPSGTYDSGEINGLWVPVGRKVSIYKTSDASRIKLTVSDNFRVGFNATTGGTGTYSVRLNGSWMGCDANQYNWTASGWSQTYHLPFANVCLTEQLPKGLYEFEVWAISSGGTSWVGHGSGGNALLLAEELDGTKPYAFSKAGTETVTTSASYVKASGREVTFVKQSAATLLKVTLADTLGVAFNQNGVGGIVMVQLDGANTSCYTSKYDWQGIGADLRNPFVLTCILPNVTAARHTVQVALTSLNGGTPRLGWNRSTPLLLVEEIPNTGLTYSNTSIPSGDISGSWAGVAARQVLHNVSAPGKAVKVTYSDTFRAAYGCNGRWGFFQLYIDNQPSNCMNGQYVWNSGGAQDHHHPVNLTCILPYLTAGVHTFAIWSTTQHPDDGSSCGSNYFGWNRGQNLLLVEELP